A portion of the Halopelagius inordinatus genome contains these proteins:
- a CDS encoding acetate and sugar kinases/Hsc70/actin family protein yields the protein MAEDGRSEDESTNDERTAGPTAVGVKLGSTRTVLQFRDGEGEVETVRTLTCLATYDDPLTGEERVLFGEQAAQEYPDRVEYMLRSGLPEGGEGTELAKKFFAELVSAHGLDDDSAIVYAIPTIDNEPGLASLNEVIEDSPVGGALVRSFPESLTGSIPALGDELEAIESVFAAVNMGSTNLEASAYRHGEQLSPFVSGAVTGNEVDRRIANAVEEETQGRVNIDLTTAREYKETHADFDGFEPFTDVIQQPGGGSHEFTIERSVMEPLDDYLDDAVDEVANNFLSQLANDHMKPYQLALSKPIVLTGGMACIPGIVAEFEERLSEELNRDVECVAADQPDIAPAEGARRIAERLTE from the coding sequence ATGGCGGAGGATGGACGCAGCGAAGACGAATCGACGAACGACGAACGCACCGCGGGACCGACCGCAGTCGGAGTGAAACTGGGGAGTACGCGCACCGTACTGCAGTTCCGCGACGGGGAGGGGGAGGTAGAGACGGTCCGAACGCTGACTTGCCTCGCGACGTACGACGACCCGTTGACCGGCGAGGAACGGGTCCTCTTCGGCGAACAGGCCGCACAGGAGTACCCCGACAGAGTGGAGTACATGCTCCGGTCGGGACTCCCCGAGGGCGGCGAGGGGACGGAACTGGCCAAGAAGTTCTTCGCGGAACTCGTCTCGGCGCACGGACTCGACGACGACAGCGCCATCGTATACGCGATTCCGACGATAGACAACGAACCCGGGTTGGCGAGTCTCAACGAGGTGATAGAGGACAGCCCCGTCGGCGGCGCACTCGTCCGCAGTTTCCCCGAGTCGCTCACCGGGTCGATTCCGGCGCTGGGCGACGAACTCGAAGCGATAGAGAGCGTCTTCGCCGCGGTCAACATGGGGTCGACCAACCTCGAAGCCTCGGCGTACCGCCACGGCGAGCAACTGTCGCCGTTCGTCTCGGGGGCCGTCACCGGCAACGAGGTGGACCGCCGCATCGCAAACGCAGTCGAGGAGGAGACGCAGGGGCGCGTCAACATCGACCTGACGACGGCCCGAGAGTACAAGGAGACGCACGCCGACTTCGACGGCTTCGAACCGTTCACGGACGTCATCCAGCAACCCGGCGGCGGGTCCCACGAGTTCACCATCGAACGGTCGGTGATGGAACCACTCGACGACTACCTCGACGACGCCGTCGACGAGGTGGCGAACAACTTCCTCTCGCAACTGGCGAACGACCACATGAAACCGTACCAACTCGCCTTGAGCAAGCCCATCGTCCTGACGGGCGGGATGGCCTGTATCCCGGGCATCGTAGCGGAGTTCGAAGAGCGACTGAGCGAAGAACTCAACCGCGACGTGGAGTGCGTCGCCGCCGACCAGCCCGACATCGCGCCCGCCGAGGGCGCGCGGCGAATCGCCGAACGGCTGACCGAGTAA
- a CDS encoding FlaD/FlaE family flagellar protein → MKIDPENYDLRELRRIADERRADRRGRPSESDETSEEAERESGGRRPRREGPPNRSGRNDARRTRDGRDRHRQGNGRRDGPGGDDDRRRNRDEARRRDGRSERLSRPREGYSDHGEAQDEVVRADRLASELGLGRPFGDGARGGRDGRVRSENGRSRSKNGRDRSENRREADARDGRRHDDSGYDDYDELGYSAYDEGRGGDGRSGRDAGYDRRSDDHPEDVGRFRFDKEVHERPRGRAGETLRQNQLEQLLVHETAAAGDSLEKPYLRTLPNEYAAERVVFDWLEFLVLKGGFKRTMDALRYYLTVDWITEDVETELHDYLIGFSGNVADTTEFDVDDHHLSLLYVARLTSMT, encoded by the coding sequence ATGAAGATAGATCCCGAAAACTACGACCTCCGAGAACTCCGCCGTATCGCCGACGAACGACGGGCAGACCGACGCGGACGACCGTCCGAGTCCGACGAGACGTCCGAAGAGGCCGAACGCGAGAGCGGCGGGCGTCGCCCGCGCCGCGAAGGCCCGCCGAACCGAAGCGGTCGGAACGACGCCCGCCGGACCCGCGACGGCCGGGACCGACACCGGCAGGGCAACGGCCGTCGAGACGGCCCCGGGGGGGACGACGACCGACGCCGGAACCGCGACGAGGCCCGTCGCCGAGACGGACGGTCCGAGAGACTCAGTCGTCCCCGCGAGGGGTACTCCGACCACGGCGAGGCCCAAGACGAAGTCGTGAGAGCGGACCGACTCGCGAGCGAACTCGGACTCGGCCGCCCGTTCGGCGACGGTGCGCGCGGCGGACGCGATGGACGCGTCCGGTCCGAGAACGGCCGAAGTCGGAGCAAGAACGGCCGAGACCGGTCCGAAAACCGCCGAGAGGCTGACGCCCGCGACGGACGGCGACACGACGACTCCGGGTACGACGACTACGACGAACTCGGCTACTCGGCGTACGACGAGGGCCGGGGGGGCGACGGGAGGTCCGGACGCGACGCCGGGTACGACCGGCGGAGCGACGACCACCCGGAGGACGTGGGGCGATTCCGGTTCGACAAGGAGGTCCACGAACGCCCCCGCGGCCGGGCGGGAGAGACTCTCCGACAGAACCAACTCGAACAGCTACTGGTTCACGAAACCGCCGCCGCGGGCGACTCGCTCGAAAAACCCTATCTCCGGACCCTGCCGAACGAGTACGCCGCCGAACGCGTCGTCTTCGATTGGCTGGAGTTCCTCGTGCTGAAAGGCGGGTTCAAGCGGACGATGGACGCACTCCGCTACTACCTCACCGTCGATTGGATCACAGAGGACGTCGAGACGGAACTGCACGACTACCTCATCGGATTCTCCGGCAACGTCGCCGACACGACGGAGTTCGACGTCGACGACCACCACCTCAGTCTCCTCTACGTCGCTCGCCTCACCTCGATGACGTAA